Proteins from a genomic interval of Lycium ferocissimum isolate CSIRO_LF1 chromosome 2, AGI_CSIRO_Lferr_CH_V1, whole genome shotgun sequence:
- the LOC132040669 gene encoding uncharacterized protein LOC132040669, giving the protein MESQPSRYYSASNSDYQPPNSSPQPVLFLNGKKLKYLSVYQILYQAALKDNWRIAEPILKKDPSFATHQISERGETVLHIAAAARSTKFLGQLMKLMETGDLELPNLDGSTAFCFAAASGLVEIAKAMKEKNPNLPNIRGEDNALPITVAAIVGNKAMVSYLYEVTNLDALQEKDRYDLLETFIQNEMYDVALNIFEKDRKLASQVLEGDTPVLNALARKSLVISNQNQGANWERYLIVRACSPAWRMFKSAMSMARRQFIPWIKVQVLQEKALMKEQAGLLLEELWAECQRSSEDKLLKLVETESLLHTAAKAGNVEFLVVAISNNPDLIWKVDKYNRTIFHVAVLYREEKVFSLIHQIGAIKDLLILMTDENDNNILHLAGKLGQPVHKHKIQLAPSAADAESVQQPEPSYNAKVIESLEQLLQSVKGEERNMPPSFLRVSGAALQMQREMLWFKEMEKIVPPSHLRMKNKDGKTPRQLFTEEHKQLLKQGEMWMKDTANSCMIVATLIATMVFAAGFTVPGGNNGDNGIPILLKLNAFAVFVISDALALFGSIVSIIMFLSILTSRYAEDDFLVSLPAKLLFGLMTLFVSIVSMLVAFAATFFLVYNNHVAWEPKLVAACAVVPVALFGCLQYKLWFDVAKSTYWSKYLFRQGKHSLY; this is encoded by the exons ATGGAGAGCCAGCCTTCCCGGTATTACTCAGCATCTAATTCAGATTATCAACCTCCTAATTCCAGTCCGCAGCCTGTTCTATTTCTTA ATGGCAAGAAACTGAAGTATCTTAGTGTATATCAGATACTATATCAAGCTGCTTTGAAAGATAATTGGAGAATTGCTGAACCAATTTTAAAGAAGGATCCAAGTTTTGCTACTCATCAGATATCAGAGCGGGGTGAAACAGTGCTTCACATAGCAGCAGCAGCAAGAAGCACCAAATTTTTGGGACAGCTAATGAAACTAATGGAAACAGGTGACTTGGAACTGCCAAATCTTGATGGAAGTACGGCATTCTGTTTTGCAGCTGCATCGGGACTTGTTGAAATTGCTAAAGCAATGAAGGAAAAGAATCCGAATCTGCCTAACATCCGCGGTGAGGACAATGCATTACCAATCACTGTGGCTGCTATCGTTGGGAACAAAGCTATGGTTTCATACCTTTATGAGGTCACAAACCTTGATGCGCTACAGGAAAAAGACCGATACGATCTTCTGGAAACCTTTATCCAGAACGAGATGTATG ATGTGGCATTGAATATATTCGAGAAGGACCGGAAATTAGCCAGTCAGGTGTTAGAAGGAGATACACCAGTCTTAAATGCGTTAGCTAGGAAGTCTTTAGTGATCAGTAACCAAAATCAAGGAGCAAACTGGGAGAGATATCTCATTGTACGAGCTTGTTCGCCGGCGTGGAGAATGTTTAAGAGTGCGATGTCCATGGCCAGGAGGCAATTCATTCCAT GGATCAAAGTTCAGGTACTCCAGGAAAAAGCTTTAATGAAGGAGCAAGCTGGTCTTCTACTTGAGGAGCTCTGGGCAGAGTGTCAAAGAAGTTCAGAGGATAAGCTACTGAAGCTAGTCGAAACGGAAAGTTTGCTCCATACGGCTGCAAAAGCAGGAAATGTAGAGTTTTTAGTTGTGGCTATTAGCAATAATCCTGATCTCATATGGAAAGTCGACAAATATAACAGGACCATTTTCCACGTTGCTGTTTTATACAGAGAGGAAAAAGTCTTCAGTCTTATACACcaaattggagcaattaaagACTTACTTATTCTAATGACAGATGAAAATGACAATAACATTCTACATTTGGCTGGAAAGTTAGGGCAGCCagtccataaacataaaatacaGCTAGCGCCTTCAGCAGCTGATGCAGAATCAGTTCAGCAGCCAGAGCCTTCATATAATGCTAAAGTTATAGAATCACTTGAGCAGCTGTTGCAATCTGTTAAG GGGGAAGAGAGGAATATGCCGCCATCATTTCTCAGGGTGTCTGGAGCAGCCCTTCAAATGCAAAGAGAGATGTTGTGGTTTAAG GAAATGGAGAAAATTGTACCACCTTCACACCTTAGGATGAAAAACAAGGATGGGAAAACCCCGAGGCAATTATTCACAGAAGAGCACAAGCAATTACTAAAACAAGGGGAAATGTGGATGAAAGACACTGCGAATTCTTGTATGATTGTTGCAACTTTGATTGCCACTATGGTGTTTGCTGCTGGCTTCACTGTTCCAGGTGGTAATAACGGTGATAACGGTATCCCAATATTGCTAAAATTGAATGCCTTTGCGGTTTTTGTCATATCGGATGCACTGGCACTCTTTGGTTCAATTGTTTCCATCATTATGTTCTTGTCCATTCTAACGTCGCGCTATGCTGAAGATGATTTTCTTGTGTCATTGCCTGCAAAGTTACTGTTTGGACTCATGACGCTGTTTGTCTCGATAGTTAGCATGCTCGTGGCTTTTGCagcaaccttcttcttggtCTATAATAATCATGTGGCTTGGGAGCCAAAGCTCGTTGCTGCTTGTGCTGTTGTTCCTGTAGCTTTATTTGGGTGTTTACAGTATAAACTATGGTTTGATGTGGCAAAATCGACATACTGGTCCAAGTATCTTTTTAGACAGGGAAAGCACAGTCTCTATTAA